Genomic window (Rosa chinensis cultivar Old Blush chromosome 6, RchiOBHm-V2, whole genome shotgun sequence):
TGCTTGATTAAGCTCCATCTCAAGATCAAGCTTATGCAGGTTAATAATTGAATTGAATTATTATGCCATTTAGTTCTTCCCTTAAAGAAATTGAGTTACGAATTATCTTCAACCTAACTATTGATTTGAATTGTTTCACTCCACGAATCAAAAGAGGTTAATTTCCATTCGAACTGAACTTCAACTAAAATTCCAAACCAATTTTTatgatgggaaaaaaaaaattgccaacACAAATTTCCTTCAAATTGCCAAAATAACATATGAACATATAATATACTGTAAAATTTTATATCTAAGATAGTAAGATTACACTAACCTATAGCtagctaccaaaaaaaaaaaaatattacaataAGCTCAAGCAAAGCTTACTTTAtccttctcctccacctccaggctccaccgccaccgccactgTCACCGCCCAAAACCCATATTTCCTCGGTCTCCAACTATCTATCTATAGatctaaaaccaaaaataatacttttttttttcttccaatatGCATGATTTGAACATTAATCCATAGCATTAGGCCCAGCACAGGCCTTCAGTTCAGGGCTCCAAAGCCACTGCACCAAGAACTTCCTCCCCTTCCTCCCATTCACATTGAACGTCCTCCCTTCTCTGTCCCTCATCACCTGCCCAATGTACCCACCGCCGCCTCCTGTTCCGTACAACCCCTCACACAAGTCCCCGATCTCAGTCGGCGCCGTCGGGTCCTCGCCGGCGTACCAGGCATTGACAAGAGGGTTCGACGACAGCTCGGCCAGCTCGTGGCCGATCACACTGATCATACCGTCGACGCCGACGTCCTTGTTCGGCGGCGACAGAGCTCCGGGGCCGCCTCCGGCCATGTAGCCGGGAAGAGCAAACGGGTAGGCGCAGACCTCCGGGCACTGCTTGCCGGAGTTTCCGATCCAAGCGTAGGGGAGCGTGTAGCCCACCATGGAGGGGAATGTGAAGTAGTGGAAGCCGCAGACGGCGCGGCAGAAGTCCTGCATGGCGACGTCCTCGGAGGTCAGGATGAGGTAGATCCCGTTCTTGTGGTCGACCGGGAACGGAGCAGATCTGACGGCGTTGGCGATGACCTGCTGGACGGAGAGGCGGGTGAGTTGCTTGCCGTGGGAGTACTTGAGGTCAGCGTGCTCCCCCGCCACGACGACGGAGCGGGAGACGTTGGCGCCGGTCTGGTCGGTGTAGAGCGAGACAGTGCGCCACCACTCGGCGACGGAGGGCGACGGAGCGGCGCGGAGGTcggtggtggagatggagtgGAGGAAGTCCTTGATGAGGAGCTTCTGGGGTAAGGCCCAACGGCCGTACCAGATGAGGTAGATGTTAATAGGGGTGGAGGAGAG
Coding sequences:
- the LOC112168731 gene encoding protein EXORDIUM-like 5, whose translation is MSSLSLLLLLLPFFLIQSSIASTTTTPSVQTLNTKPTIFNPKLPPRTLSSSKKFEGSSDLVQLRYHMGPVLSSTPINIYLIWYGRWALPQKLLIKDFLHSISTTDLRAAPSPSVAEWWRTVSLYTDQTGANVSRSVVVAGEHADLKYSHGKQLTRLSVQQVIANAVRSAPFPVDHKNGIYLILTSEDVAMQDFCRAVCGFHYFTFPSMVGYTLPYAWIGNSGKQCPEVCAYPFALPGYMAGGGPGALSPPNKDVGVDGMISVIGHELAELSSNPLVNAWYAGEDPTAPTEIGDLCEGLYGTGGGGGYIGQVMRDREGRTFNVNGRKGRKFLVQWLWSPELKACAGPNAMD